In Janthinobacterium sp. 67, a genomic segment contains:
- a CDS encoding ABC transporter permease — translation MFRLSLKMTGRDWRAGQLRFLLVALIVAVAALSAVGFFVDRLRAGLNRDAHQLLGADLVINADQPVNAAWRAEAQKRGFILADTVTFPSMAQAGEGEQSLSQLASIKAVSPGYPQRGKLKITTSASEAQDAVGRPTDQVPAPGTVWVDAAILSSLNAKLGDTLTLGDKAFTVTQLIASEPDRGASFLNFAPRVMLPLGDLAATALVQNGSRVSYRLLLSAPPAKAAELAQYQAKLESQIKTQAIKGVRIESLESGSPQMQSTLDRADRFLSLVGLLSAMLAAVAVAMAARRFMLRHLDACAMLRCLGLTQNQVTAMYVIEFLLVGLAGSVVGVVVGFGGHLVLLELLGKLVQSDLPPVSMLPALQGVATGMLLLLGFALPPILQLRNVPHNRVIRREQEPPQALAVATYGLGIAAFVVLLLWQAGDVKLALLTAAGFLGGFALFALAGWLGIKSLKTLRGAFKHQGWRFAVTSLQRRPGATVIQVVSLALGLMALLLLTVVRGDLMVAWRNATPPDAPNRFMINILPEQKDPIAARLAKAGVADAPLYPMIRGRLVAVNGNAITETTYEDDRAKGLADREFNLSTMSTMQEENKLVAGKWFSNAAGAPAEASVEEGIAKTLKLKLGDKLRFDIAGQPVEAAITSLRKLEWGSMRVNFFVIINPAAMADTPQTWITAFHLPAAQADLGNALLRDYPNLTVVDVGGVLKQIQGVLDQVVTAVEFLFAFTLASGLLVLYAALMGSQDERTREAGLLRALGATRRQLAQALLIEFSLVGALAGLLAASGAAAMGWALATYQFKFAWSFAPGVWAFGLLAGALCAIAGGWLGLRNVLKHPPLQTLREG, via the coding sequence ATGTTCCGCCTCTCCCTGAAAATGACCGGCCGCGACTGGCGCGCCGGGCAACTGCGTTTCCTGCTCGTCGCGCTGATCGTCGCCGTGGCGGCTTTGTCCGCCGTCGGCTTCTTCGTCGACCGCCTGCGCGCGGGCCTGAACCGCGATGCGCACCAGTTGCTGGGGGCCGACCTCGTTATCAACGCCGACCAGCCCGTCAATGCCGCGTGGCGCGCCGAGGCGCAGAAGCGCGGGTTCATCCTGGCCGACACGGTGACGTTTCCCAGCATGGCGCAGGCGGGCGAGGGCGAGCAATCGCTGTCGCAACTGGCGTCCATCAAGGCCGTCTCGCCCGGCTACCCGCAGCGGGGCAAGCTGAAAATCACGACCAGCGCCAGCGAAGCGCAGGATGCCGTGGGCCGGCCCACGGACCAGGTGCCGGCGCCCGGCACCGTATGGGTCGATGCGGCGATCCTGTCCAGCCTGAACGCGAAGCTGGGCGACACCCTGACCCTGGGCGACAAGGCATTTACCGTCACGCAACTGATCGCCAGCGAGCCTGACCGCGGCGCGTCCTTTTTGAACTTCGCGCCCCGCGTGATGCTGCCCTTGGGCGACCTGGCCGCCACGGCGCTGGTGCAGAACGGCTCGCGCGTGTCGTACCGGCTGCTGCTGTCGGCGCCACCGGCCAAGGCCGCCGAGCTTGCGCAATATCAAGCCAAGCTGGAAAGCCAGATCAAGACGCAGGCCATCAAGGGCGTGCGCATCGAGTCGCTGGAATCGGGCAGCCCGCAAATGCAATCGACCCTGGACCGCGCCGACCGTTTCCTGTCCCTCGTCGGCTTGCTGTCGGCCATGCTGGCCGCCGTCGCCGTGGCCATGGCCGCGCGCCGCTTCATGCTGCGCCACCTGGACGCCTGCGCCATGCTGCGCTGCCTGGGCCTGACGCAAAACCAGGTCACGGCCATGTACGTGATCGAATTCCTGCTCGTCGGGCTGGCCGGCAGCGTCGTCGGCGTGGTGGTAGGCTTCGGCGGCCACCTGGTGCTGCTCGAGTTGCTGGGAAAACTGGTGCAAAGCGACTTGCCGCCCGTTTCCATGCTGCCCGCCTTGCAGGGCGTGGCCACCGGCATGCTGCTCTTGCTGGGTTTTGCCCTGCCGCCGATTTTGCAGTTGCGCAATGTGCCCCATAACCGCGTGATCCGCCGCGAACAGGAGCCGCCGCAGGCGCTGGCCGTGGCCACGTATGGCCTCGGCATCGCCGCCTTCGTCGTGCTGCTCTTGTGGCAGGCGGGCGACGTGAAACTGGCGCTGCTGACGGCGGCCGGCTTCCTCGGCGGCTTCGCCCTGTTCGCGCTGGCCGGCTGGCTGGGCATCAAGTCGCTGAAAACCCTGCGCGGCGCTTTCAAGCACCAGGGCTGGCGCTTTGCCGTCACGTCCTTGCAGCGCCGTCCGGGCGCCACCGTCATCCAGGTCGTGTCGCTGGCCCTGGGTTTGATGGCCTTGCTGCTGCTGACGGTAGTGCGCGGCGACTTGATGGTGGCCTGGCGCAACGCCACGCCGCCCGATGCGCCGAACCGCTTCATGATCAATATCCTGCCGGAACAGAAAGACCCGATCGCCGCGCGCCTGGCCAAGGCCGGCGTGGCCGATGCCCCCTTGTATCCGATGATACGGGGGCGCCTGGTGGCCGTGAACGGCAACGCGATCACGGAAACCACCTACGAGGATGACCGTGCCAAGGGCCTGGCCGACCGCGAGTTCAACCTGTCGACGATGTCCACCATGCAGGAAGAAAACAAGCTGGTGGCCGGCAAGTGGTTCAGCAACGCAGCGGGCGCGCCTGCCGAAGCGTCGGTGGAAGAGGGCATCGCCAAGACCCTGAAGCTGAAACTGGGCGACAAGCTGCGCTTCGACATCGCCGGCCAGCCCGTGGAAGCGGCCATTACCAGTTTGCGCAAGCTGGAATGGGGTTCGATGCGCGTCAATTTCTTTGTCATCATCAATCCGGCCGCCATGGCGGACACGCCGCAGACGTGGATCACGGCCTTCCACTTGCCGGCCGCGCAGGCGGACCTGGGGAATGCTCTGCTGCGCGACTATCCGAACCTGACGGTGGTCGACGTGGGCGGCGTGCTCAAACAGATCCAGGGCGTGCTGGACCAGGTGGTGACGGCCGTCGAATTCCTCTTCGCGTTCACTTTGGCGTCGGGCTTGCTGGTGCTGTATGCGGCCCTGATGGGTTCGCAGGACGAGCGCACGCGCGAAGCGGGATTGCTGCGCGCGCTGGGCGCCACACGGCGCCAACTGGCGCAGGCGCTGCTGATCGAATTCTCGCTCGTCGGCGCCCTGGCCGGCTTGCTGGCGGCATCGGGCGCGGCCGCCATGGGCTGGGCCCTGGCGACCTACCAGTTCAAGTTCGCCTGGAGCTTCGCGCCCGGCGTGTGGGCATTCGGCCTGCTGGCCGGCGCCCTGTGCGCGATCGCCGGCGGCTGGCTGGGCTTGCGCAATGTCTTGAAACATCCGCCGTTGCAAACCTTGAGGGAAGGCTAA
- a CDS encoding adenosine deaminase, with protein sequence MMNSPLRAIVRGMPKAELHIHIEGSLEPELIFALAARNGVPLGYESVEHLRSAYAFTDLQSFLDIYYAGASVLLKEQDFYDMTQAYLRRAEADNVLHTEIFFDPQTHTARGVAMADVINGIHRACQDSPVSAALILCFLRHLSEEEAFETLEDALPHRDKFIGIGLDSSEVGNPPEKFSRVYTRCRELGLHLVAHAGEEGPPAYIRTALDDLQVERIDHGVRCLEDAELTARLAREQIALTVCPLSNTKLRVFDQMHDHNLVQLLDAGLLVTVNSDDPAYFGGYMNDNFDAIFDALPLGLSHAHRLARNGFIAAFLPQAQKDAFLATVDAYFAQHAAAHGSAQ encoded by the coding sequence ATGATGAACTCCCCATTGCGCGCGATCGTCCGCGGCATGCCGAAAGCCGAATTGCATATCCATATCGAAGGCTCGCTGGAGCCAGAACTGATTTTCGCACTGGCGGCGCGCAATGGCGTGCCTCTGGGCTATGAATCGGTGGAACACTTGCGCAGCGCCTATGCTTTTACGGATTTGCAGTCTTTTCTCGATATTTATTACGCTGGCGCAAGCGTGCTCTTGAAAGAGCAGGATTTCTACGACATGACGCAAGCCTACCTGCGGCGCGCCGAGGCCGATAACGTCTTGCACACGGAAATTTTCTTCGATCCGCAAACCCACACGGCGCGCGGCGTGGCCATGGCCGACGTGATCAACGGCATCCATCGCGCCTGCCAGGACAGCCCCGTCAGCGCGGCCCTGATCCTGTGCTTCCTGCGCCACCTGAGCGAGGAAGAAGCGTTCGAGACCCTGGAAGACGCCTTGCCGCACCGCGACAAATTCATCGGCATCGGCCTCGATTCGTCGGAAGTGGGCAACCCGCCCGAGAAATTCTCGCGCGTGTACACCCGCTGCCGCGAGCTGGGCCTGCACCTGGTGGCCCACGCGGGCGAGGAAGGTCCGCCAGCCTACATCCGCACGGCGCTCGACGACTTGCAGGTCGAACGCATCGACCATGGCGTGCGCTGCCTGGAAGACGCGGAACTGACGGCCCGCCTGGCGCGCGAACAGATCGCCCTGACCGTGTGCCCGCTGTCGAACACCAAGCTGCGCGTGTTCGACCAGATGCATGACCATAACCTGGTGCAACTGCTCGACGCCGGCCTGCTGGTGACGGTGAATTCGGACGATCCCGCGTATTTCGGCGGCTACATGAACGACAATTTCGACGCCATCTTCGACGCCTTGCCACTGGGCCTGTCCCACGCGCATCGCCTGGCGCGCAACGGTTTTATCGCCGCCTTTCTGCCGCAGGCACAGAAAGACGCCTTCCTCGCCACCGTCGATGCATATTTCGCCCAGCACGCGGCCGCCCACGGCAGCGCGCAATAA